A region of Dysgonomonadaceae bacterium PH5-43 DNA encodes the following proteins:
- a CDS encoding flavin reductase (DIM6/NTAB) family NADH-FMN oxidoreductase RutF (product_source=COG1853; cath_funfam=2.30.110.10; cog=COG1853; pfam=PF01613; smart=SM00903; superfamily=50475): MKVSWKPGTLIYPLPAIMVSVGNDESEYNIITVAWTGTICTDPAMCYISVRPERHSYSILKKNMEFVINLTTKDLAYATDWCGVRSGKDYNKFSEMKLTPGKSHIVKAPYIEESPLCIECRVKEIIPLGSHDMFIAEVVNVLADDKYINPLSGSFDMEKANLLAYSHGKYHELGEFIGKFGWSVQRRKK, encoded by the coding sequence ATGAAAGTAAGTTGGAAACCCGGAACGCTCATCTATCCCCTACCTGCTATTATGGTTTCGGTAGGAAACGATGAAAGCGAATATAACATTATTACTGTGGCGTGGACAGGAACTATCTGTACCGACCCTGCAATGTGTTATATATCTGTACGTCCCGAAAGACATTCTTACTCTATACTAAAAAAGAATATGGAGTTTGTTATTAATCTTACGACTAAAGATTTGGCTTACGCTACCGACTGGTGCGGAGTACGTTCGGGTAAAGATTATAACAAATTTAGCGAAATGAAGCTTACACCTGGCAAATCTCATATAGTAAAGGCTCCTTACATAGAAGAATCTCCTTTATGTATAGAGTGTAGAGTTAAAGAAATTATACCTCTGGGGAGTCACGATATGTTTATTGCCGAAGTTGTGAATGTATTGGCCGACGATAAATACATAAATCCTCTATCAGGAAGTTTCGATATGGAGAAAGCAAACTTATTGGCCTACTCTCACGGTAAATATCACGAACTTGGCGAGTTTATAGGTAAGTTTGGTTGGAGTGTTCAACGCCGCAAAAAATAA
- a CDS encoding aspartate carbamoyltransferase regulatory subunit (product_source=KO:K00610; cath_funfam=2.30.30.20,3.30.70.140; cog=COG1781; ko=KO:K00610; pfam=PF01948,PF02748; superfamily=54893,57825; tigrfam=TIGR00240): protein MCVMTKNKELQVAALENGTAIDHIPSEQLFNVVSLLEIEQLTTPVTIGYNLDSKKMGKKGILKIADKFFEEDEINRIALIAPQVKLNIIKDYEVVEKKLVSLPDELLGIVKCNNPVCITNNEPMKTRFKVINKDAVTLKCQYCEMQIAKEDIELL, encoded by the coding sequence ATGTGCGTTATGACAAAAAATAAAGAACTCCAAGTAGCTGCCTTAGAAAACGGTACCGCTATAGATCATATACCTTCAGAACAATTATTCAATGTTGTTTCTTTATTAGAAATAGAGCAATTAACAACTCCCGTTACCATAGGCTATAATTTAGATAGCAAGAAGATGGGGAAGAAAGGTATCTTAAAGATTGCAGATAAATTCTTTGAAGAAGACGAAATAAATAGAATTGCCTTAATCGCTCCTCAAGTAAAACTAAACATTATTAAGGATTATGAGGTTGTAGAAAAGAAACTTGTTTCTCTTCCTGATGAGTTATTAGGTATAGTTAAATGCAATAATCCTGTATGTATAACTAATAATGAGCCTATGAAAACTCGTTTCAAGGTTATAAACAAAGATGCGGTAACGCTTAAATGCCAATACTGCGAAATGCAAATTGCTAAAGAAGATATAGAATTATTATGA
- a CDS encoding aspartate carbamoyltransferase catalytic subunit (product_source=KO:K00609; cath_funfam=3.40.50.1370; cog=COG0540; ko=KO:K00609; pfam=PF00185,PF02729; superfamily=53671; tigrfam=TIGR00670), protein MKKNSFVSIADCSKEDILELIKKAEYFEQNPNQKVLEGKVCATLFFEPSTRTRLSFETAINRLGGRVIGFSDAATTSSSKGEILKDTIRMVSNYADLIIMRHYLEGAARYAAEVTDIPIINAGDGANQHPSQTLLDLYSIYKTQGTLDNLKIALVGDLKYGRTVHSIISGLAHFNPTFYLIAPDELKIPELYKEFMNKNNIPYFEYSDFSTEVINQSDILYMTRVQRERFTDLMEYEKVKNLYVLNNAMLANSKDNLRILHPLPRVNEIAYDVDDNPKAYYFEQAKNGLFARQAIICNSLNINCK, encoded by the coding sequence ATGAAAAAGAACAGCTTTGTATCTATAGCAGATTGTTCAAAAGAAGATATTCTTGAGCTTATAAAAAAAGCCGAGTACTTTGAACAGAATCCAAATCAAAAAGTATTGGAAGGCAAAGTGTGCGCTACTCTCTTTTTTGAGCCTTCAACACGCACACGTTTGAGTTTTGAAACAGCTATAAACCGACTGGGTGGACGTGTTATAGGATTTAGCGATGCAGCTACCACAAGCTCATCTAAAGGGGAAATACTTAAAGATACAATAAGAATGGTTAGCAACTATGCCGACCTGATTATTATGCGACACTATCTGGAAGGTGCGGCACGATATGCTGCCGAAGTTACAGATATTCCTATCATTAACGCAGGAGATGGTGCTAATCAGCATCCTTCGCAAACTCTACTCGATTTATATTCGATATATAAAACTCAAGGCACTTTAGACAATCTTAAAATAGCATTGGTGGGCGACTTAAAGTATGGTCGCACGGTACACTCTATTATTTCGGGGTTGGCACACTTCAATCCTACTTTTTACTTAATCGCTCCCGACGAACTTAAAATACCAGAGCTATATAAAGAGTTTATGAACAAGAATAATATACCTTACTTCGAATACTCCGATTTCTCAACAGAGGTAATCAATCAGTCGGATATATTGTATATGACACGTGTTCAACGAGAAAGATTTACAGATCTTATGGAGTATGAAAAGGTAAAAAACTTATACGTACTTAATAATGCTATGTTGGCAAATAGTAAAGATAATTTAAGAATACTTCACCCGCTACCACGTGTAAACGAAATAGCTTATGATGTTGACGATAATCCTAAAGCATACTACTTCGAACAAGCCAAAAACGGATTGTTTGCACGACAAGCCATAATTTGTAATTCTCTAAATATTAATTGTAAGTAA
- a CDS encoding O-acetylhomoserine (thiol)-lyase (product_source=KO:K01740; cath_funfam=3.40.640.10,3.90.1150.10; cog=COG2873; ko=KO:K01740; pfam=PF01053; superfamily=53383; tigrfam=TIGR01326) translates to MKKNNLHFETLQLHVGQEQPDSATGARAVPIYQTTSYVFNNSEHAAARFGLTDAGNIYGRLTNPTQGVFEDRIAALEGGVAGLAVSSGAAAVTYAFQNITRVGDHIVSANTIYGGTYNLLANTLPSFGVTTTFVDPSDLSNFERAIKPNTKAIFIETLGNPNSNIINIEVVSSIAHKHGIPLIIDNTFGTPFLIRPIEHGADIVVHSATKFIGGHGSSLGGVIVDSGKFNWVASGKFPQLTEPDPSYHGVRFIEAVGAAAYVTRIRAVLLRDTGSTLSPFNAFILLQGLETLSLRVERHIHNAIKVVNYLNNHPKITKVNHPSLQNHPDHLLYNKYFPNGAGSIFTFDIKGGKEEAYRFIDRLEIFSLLANVADAKSLVIHPATTTHSQLSEQELAEQGINSSTIRLSIGTEHIDDLIADLEQALL, encoded by the coding sequence ATGAAAAAGAACAATTTACATTTTGAGACTCTACAACTTCACGTTGGACAAGAACAACCCGATTCGGCAACCGGAGCGAGAGCGGTGCCTATTTATCAAACAACTTCGTATGTATTCAATAACTCCGAACACGCTGCTGCTCGCTTCGGATTAACAGATGCTGGCAATATATACGGCAGACTAACTAATCCTACACAAGGAGTATTCGAGGACAGAATAGCCGCACTCGAAGGTGGAGTAGCTGGACTTGCTGTTTCGTCTGGCGCTGCAGCTGTTACTTATGCGTTTCAGAATATAACTCGTGTAGGCGATCATATTGTTTCGGCTAACACTATTTATGGAGGCACATATAACTTACTTGCAAATACTTTACCTTCGTTTGGTGTAACTACCACATTTGTAGACCCTTCAGACTTATCTAACTTCGAACGAGCTATAAAACCTAATACCAAAGCAATATTTATTGAAACTTTAGGTAATCCTAACTCTAACATTATCAACATCGAAGTTGTATCAAGCATTGCTCATAAACACGGAATTCCTTTAATTATAGACAATACATTTGGAACTCCGTTTTTAATTCGCCCTATCGAACACGGAGCTGATATTGTAGTTCACTCGGCTACGAAATTTATAGGCGGACACGGCAGTTCTTTAGGTGGAGTTATTGTAGATTCGGGAAAGTTTAACTGGGTTGCCTCTGGCAAATTCCCCCAACTTACCGAACCCGACCCAAGCTATCACGGAGTTCGTTTTATTGAAGCTGTGGGAGCTGCGGCATACGTTACTCGCATACGTGCTGTATTGTTGCGCGACACTGGCTCAACGCTCAGTCCTTTCAACGCATTTATATTATTACAAGGTCTGGAAACTCTTTCGTTGCGTGTAGAACGTCATATACACAACGCCATTAAGGTGGTAAACTACCTAAACAATCACCCTAAAATAACTAAAGTAAACCACCCTTCGCTCCAAAACCACCCCGATCACTTGTTGTATAATAAGTATTTCCCGAATGGAGCAGGCTCTATATTTACTTTCGACATAAAGGGCGGAAAAGAGGAAGCATACCGTTTTATTGATCGATTAGAAATTTTCTCTCTACTGGCAAATGTTGCTGATGCAAAATCGTTGGTTATTCACCCTGCAACAACAACACACTCGCAACTTAGCGAACAAGAACTTGCCGAACAGGGTATTAATTCAAGCACTATTCGCCTGTCTATCGGAACAGAACATATAGACGACTTAATTGCAGACTTAGAGCAAGCGTTGTTGTAA
- a CDS encoding Lrp/AsnC family leucine-responsive transcriptional regulator (product_source=KO:K03719; cath_funfam=1.10.10.10,3.30.70.920; cog=COG1522; ko=KO:K03719; pfam=PF01037,PF13412; smart=SM00344; superfamily=46785,54909) codes for MDNLDKTDLQILRIMQNNSKLTTKELAARVNLSTTPVFERLKRLESEGYIKKYAAILDAEKLNCGFMVFCSVKLRRLNRDIASEFISIIQDIPEVTECYNISGEYDYLLKIHAPDMKYYQEFILNVLGTIESLGSLTSTFVMAEVKQNYGISI; via the coding sequence ATGGACAATTTAGACAAAACTGATTTGCAGATACTGCGAATTATGCAGAACAACTCAAAGCTGACTACCAAAGAACTTGCAGCTCGGGTAAATCTTTCTACTACTCCTGTGTTTGAACGCCTTAAGCGTTTAGAGAGTGAAGGATATATAAAGAAATATGCAGCAATTCTTGATGCCGAAAAACTTAATTGCGGGTTTATGGTGTTTTGTAGTGTAAAGTTAAGACGATTAAACAGAGATATTGCAAGTGAATTTATAAGCATTATTCAAGATATTCCCGAAGTTACAGAGTGTTATAATATCTCTGGCGAATACGATTACTTATTAAAAATTCACGCTCCAGATATGAAATACTATCAAGAGTTTATCTTAAATGTTTTGGGTACAATAGAGAGTTTAGGCTCGCTAACAAGTACTTTTGTTATGGCAGAAGTAAAGCAAAATTACGGAATATCAATATGA
- a CDS encoding Icc-related predicted phosphoesterase (product_source=COG2129; cath_funfam=3.60.21.10; cog=COG2129; pfam=PF00149; superfamily=56300), which yields MKILHLSDTHNMHYLLRNLPDADIIIHSGDVSFAGSESEVLDFVEWFEKLPYKYKIFVAGNHDDCLFGETINGLLDNCFYLCNSEVVIEGIKFYGIPLFMEDVLSRECDKHISNIPTDTDVLITHQPPYSVLDFSENTHYGDPLLLQQALAIQPQYHLFGHIHKAYGIEKIENTTFVNASLVDNNYKLLNNPILLKI from the coding sequence ATGAAGATACTACATCTCTCAGATACGCATAATATGCACTATTTATTGCGGAACTTGCCCGATGCAGATATAATTATTCATTCGGGCGATGTTTCTTTCGCTGGCTCTGAATCCGAAGTATTGGATTTTGTTGAATGGTTCGAGAAACTACCATACAAATATAAAATCTTTGTGGCAGGTAATCATGATGATTGCTTGTTTGGAGAAACAATAAATGGCTTGCTCGATAACTGTTTCTATTTGTGTAATTCCGAAGTTGTAATAGAGGGCATAAAGTTCTACGGCATACCGCTGTTTATGGAAGATGTATTGTCGAGAGAATGCGATAAGCATATTTCGAATATTCCGACAGATACCGATGTGCTAATAACGCACCAGCCGCCTTATTCTGTGTTAGATTTTTCGGAAAATACTCATTACGGCGACCCTCTTTTGTTGCAGCAAGCATTAGCAATTCAACCTCAATACCATCTTTTCGGTCATATACACAAGGCTTACGGTATAGAGAAGATAGAGAATACAACTTTTGTAAATGCTTCTTTGGTTGATAATAATTACAAACTCTTGAATAATCCTATTTTATTGAAAATATAA
- a CDS encoding hypothetical protein (product_source=Hypo-rule applied; cath_funfam=1.10.533.10; superfamily=48371) — protein MRIKLWNLNTEEVSKCFEEIASFNKTLKEQLLCIAESENQTPQNIEQLLKIHYHSWKKQGADELIRLLLEKRKYLLDKTFEYTPENIKNLLRVNRILSEGSEKVQLQARKLFKEIISRNDGFTQDFEIDGTVRVSYNGVHSLFYPTLEEEEEEEKATYPNILEIIDSAMFRKFPKDLYACCYNDGYTPEKEDELELSNMYVDDDGWRYALGTNRPEFQGVRCSWAFKTLTKDSLYALQDIVRLNDFWNEVTAIYQNWGQSNSYY, from the coding sequence ATGAGAATAAAACTTTGGAACTTAAACACAGAAGAAGTAAGTAAATGTTTTGAAGAAATAGCTTCTTTTAATAAAACGCTGAAAGAACAACTGTTATGCATTGCAGAATCAGAAAATCAGACTCCGCAAAATATAGAACAACTATTAAAAATTCATTATCATTCGTGGAAGAAACAAGGTGCTGATGAATTAATACGCTTGTTGTTGGAAAAACGTAAATATTTGCTCGACAAAACATTTGAATACACGCCCGAAAACATTAAAAATCTTCTTAGGGTAAACCGTATTTTGTCTGAAGGTAGCGAGAAAGTTCAATTGCAAGCCCGAAAACTATTCAAAGAAATCATATCTCGAAACGATGGCTTTACTCAAGATTTTGAAATAGACGGCACCGTTAGGGTATCATATAATGGAGTTCACTCCTTATTTTATCCCACATTAGAAGAAGAAGAGGAGGAAGAAAAAGCTACATATCCTAATATTCTTGAAATAATAGACTCAGCAATGTTTAGGAAATTTCCAAAAGATCTTTATGCTTGTTGTTATAACGATGGCTATACTCCAGAAAAGGAAGATGAGCTTGAACTCAGCAATATGTATGTTGATGATGATGGTTGGAGATATGCTTTAGGAACAAATCGTCCTGAATTTCAAGGTGTTCGTTGTTCTTGGGCATTTAAGACCTTAACAAAAGACAGTCTTTACGCTCTGCAAGACATTGTACGTCTTAATGATTTTTGGAATGAAGTTACTGCGATTTACCAAAATTGGGGACAAAGTAATTCTTATTATTAA
- a CDS encoding CoA-disulfide reductase (product_source=TIGR03385; cath_funfam=3.30.110.40,3.40.250.10,3.50.50.60; cog=COG0425,COG0446,COG0607,COG2210; pfam=PF00581,PF01206,PF02852,PF07992,PF13686; smart=SM00450; superfamily=51905,52821,55424,64307,75169; tigrfam=TIGR03385), with protein sequence MKVLIIGGVAGGATAAARLRRIDENAEIILFERGEYVSYANCGLPYYIGGTIAERDRLFVQTADGFINRFNIDIRLQSEVVSISPDNKTINVKNLLTGETYTESYDKLIMSTGAEPLKLPIPGIDNPKIFTLRNVPDTDAIKNYIEQHKPKRAVVMGAGFIGLEMAENLHEAGLEVNIVEMSDQVMAPLDFSMATIVHQHLKEKNINLWLKERVTGFEPNGNHLNVLLDGGKQIETDMVICSVGVRPEKQLAESAGLKIGSLGGIWVNEYMQTSDANIYAVGDAVEVINPLTNTPALIPLAGPANKQARIVANNISEGNKYTYKGTIGTSIAKVFDLTVAAAGITGKVLKRMNVNYISSYTHSSSHAGYYPGALPLSIKIVFAPQTGQLYGAQVVGYDGVDKRIEMMAQVIQNKGTIYDLTELEQAYAPPFSSAKDPVNIAGFVAENIINGKMKILHWRDITTIDPAKDFLLDVRTAYEYNLNHINGAVNIPVDELRNRLNEIPSNKRIIIYCAIGLRGYLAYRILAQKGFENIHNLSGGFKTYSNVTCEQSNYQKLNSNNKMQNTKQQDNNNTKTIKVDACGLACPGPITQLKKHFDLLNEGERLEVKSTDIAFSKDAESWCNITGALLVEQKTEAGIISVTVEKVCKAKDKTATHNGDDKTIIVFSDDLDKALASFVIANGIAATGKKVSLFFTFWGLNVIKKREKPSVKKDFFGKMFGMMLPANSRKLSLSKMNMGGMGSQMMRLIMKKKNIDSLEALIQQAVDSGVEMIACNMSMDVMGVKKEELLDNVQLGGVASYLERAEKSNMSLFI encoded by the coding sequence ATGAAAGTATTAATTATTGGAGGCGTAGCAGGAGGAGCAACTGCAGCAGCTCGCCTTCGTCGAATAGACGAAAATGCAGAAATAATACTCTTTGAACGTGGAGAGTATGTATCGTACGCCAATTGCGGACTTCCTTATTACATAGGAGGAACAATTGCAGAGCGAGACCGACTGTTTGTGCAAACGGCTGATGGGTTTATCAATCGCTTTAACATCGACATTAGGTTACAATCTGAAGTTGTATCTATTTCTCCCGACAACAAAACCATAAATGTAAAAAACTTACTAACAGGAGAAACCTATACCGAATCTTACGACAAACTAATTATGTCAACCGGAGCCGAACCTCTGAAACTCCCTATCCCAGGCATTGATAATCCTAAAATATTTACATTGAGAAACGTACCCGATACAGATGCTATCAAAAACTATATTGAGCAGCATAAACCCAAACGAGCAGTGGTTATGGGTGCAGGGTTTATAGGTTTAGAAATGGCGGAAAACTTACACGAAGCAGGGTTGGAAGTTAATATAGTTGAGATGAGCGACCAAGTGATGGCTCCCCTCGACTTTTCTATGGCTACTATAGTGCATCAACATCTAAAAGAGAAAAACATTAACCTTTGGCTGAAAGAAAGAGTTACCGGATTTGAACCCAATGGAAACCATTTGAATGTATTGCTCGACGGAGGGAAACAAATAGAAACCGATATGGTTATCTGTAGTGTGGGCGTTCGACCTGAGAAACAATTAGCCGAATCGGCGGGATTGAAAATTGGTTCGCTTGGTGGTATTTGGGTAAATGAATATATGCAAACGTCAGATGCTAATATATATGCTGTGGGCGATGCTGTTGAGGTTATCAATCCGCTAACCAACACACCTGCTCTTATTCCATTAGCTGGTCCGGCAAATAAACAAGCCAGAATTGTTGCCAACAACATTTCGGAAGGAAACAAATACACTTACAAAGGCACTATCGGAACATCTATCGCTAAAGTGTTCGATTTAACTGTGGCAGCTGCTGGCATTACAGGTAAAGTACTAAAAAGAATGAACGTAAACTATATTTCGTCATACACTCATAGTTCTTCACACGCTGGATATTACCCTGGTGCATTACCTCTTTCTATTAAAATAGTTTTCGCACCTCAAACCGGACAATTATATGGAGCACAAGTTGTTGGTTACGATGGTGTAGATAAACGCATAGAGATGATGGCTCAAGTTATACAAAACAAAGGCACTATTTACGACCTAACTGAATTAGAACAAGCCTACGCTCCCCCATTTTCATCTGCCAAAGACCCTGTGAATATTGCTGGATTTGTAGCTGAAAATATAATAAATGGAAAGATGAAAATTTTACATTGGCGAGACATTACAACAATCGACCCTGCAAAGGACTTTCTTTTAGATGTTCGCACCGCGTATGAATACAATCTAAATCACATAAACGGAGCTGTAAATATTCCTGTAGATGAATTACGAAACAGATTAAACGAAATACCATCTAACAAACGAATAATTATATATTGCGCCATTGGACTGCGTGGTTATTTAGCCTATAGAATACTTGCACAAAAAGGATTCGAGAATATACATAACCTTTCTGGTGGGTTTAAGACCTATTCTAATGTTACGTGCGAACAATCAAACTATCAGAAACTCAATAGTAATAACAAGATGCAAAATACTAAACAACAAGATAACAACAATACAAAAACAATTAAGGTAGATGCCTGTGGATTAGCTTGTCCTGGTCCTATTACTCAACTTAAGAAACATTTCGATTTACTTAATGAAGGAGAGCGTCTGGAAGTAAAATCAACAGATATAGCATTCAGTAAAGATGCTGAAAGCTGGTGCAACATAACTGGTGCTCTACTTGTAGAACAAAAAACAGAAGCTGGCATAATATCTGTTACTGTAGAAAAAGTATGTAAAGCTAAAGACAAGACAGCAACACATAATGGAGACGATAAAACAATTATTGTTTTTAGTGACGATTTAGATAAAGCTTTAGCGTCTTTCGTTATCGCGAATGGAATTGCCGCTACTGGAAAGAAAGTTAGTTTATTCTTTACTTTCTGGGGATTAAATGTAATTAAAAAAAGAGAAAAACCTTCTGTCAAGAAAGACTTTTTCGGCAAAATGTTTGGTATGATGCTTCCTGCCAACAGCCGCAAACTATCTCTTTCTAAGATGAATATGGGAGGTATGGGTAGTCAAATGATGCGTCTGATTATGAAAAAGAAAAACATTGATAGTTTGGAAGCTCTTATACAACAAGCCGTAGATTCGGGAGTAGAAATGATAGCCTGCAATATGTCGATGGACGTTATGGGTGTTAAAAAAGAAGAGTTGTTAGACAATGTTCAATTAGGAGGTGTAGCTTCTTATTTAGAAAGAGCCGAGAAATCTAATATGAGCTTATTTATTTAA
- a CDS encoding DNA-binding MarR family transcriptional regulator (product_source=COG1846; cath_funfam=1.10.10.10; cog=COG1846; pfam=PF01047; smart=SM00347; superfamily=46785) has translation MELICQIKDIYKALYSFEKEFVKKFNMTINEAMLLCCMKDGKPHSAFEIAEFIGLSNSRVSKIITSVEERAWIIREIGTEDKRKMIFSLSEEGKKIVKVMKKQSIPLDDVLSKLIKNE, from the coding sequence ATGGAATTAATTTGTCAGATAAAGGATATATACAAAGCATTATATTCATTCGAGAAAGAGTTTGTCAAAAAGTTTAATATGACAATAAACGAAGCTATGCTTTTGTGCTGTATGAAAGATGGGAAACCACACTCGGCATTCGAAATAGCAGAATTTATAGGTCTTTCTAACTCTCGTGTATCCAAAATTATTACATCGGTAGAAGAAAGAGCTTGGATAATACGTGAAATAGGAACAGAAGATAAGCGGAAAATGATCTTTTCTTTATCAGAAGAAGGCAAAAAAATAGTAAAAGTTATGAAGAAACAGTCTATCCCCTTAGACGATGTTTTGTCGAAACTAATAAAAAACGAGTAA
- a CDS encoding hypothetical protein (product_source=COG3295; cath_funfam=1.20.5.100,3.30.200.20; cog=COG3295; pfam=PF03929; superfamily=81342; transmembrane_helix_parts=Inside_1_6,TMhelix_7_29,Outside_30_208,TMhelix_209_231,Inside_232_257,TMhelix_258_280,Outside_281_471,TMhelix_472_491,Inside_492_501): protein MKFFRKYHKWAGLLLAFFLIMFSISGIILNHRKTVSKIDLSRKLLPKNFHYNNWNNASVKGTLKISPDSILLYGGSGIWLTDSLRSNFSSFTNGIDKGADNQITNRIIRTNNNNTYAITTFNLYSLSANNNWEKITKRAKINERISDITYHNDTLAIITRSHLHYSVAPFSDFHKTELLKPTDYEAKTSLFRTFWLLHSGKLFGIGGQLFVDLLGVLLIIISVTGILYSFLPRVVKRRKKQELSAHSAIKTMKSSIKWHNKIGVFFILFFLLITLSGMFLRPPLLIAIIKNKINNPKCTILNSSNPWQDKLRIIRYDTQQQHWLLYTSDGFYSLSNFEATPEKVIITPPVSVMGITVLEPTSNGWLVGSFSGLFTWNRQYDFIFNLYTKQPVIGTTRGRPVSSTPISGYSNDFEKQVIFEYNKGATGINSQNSFSPMPEEIGKGRISLYHAALEIHTGRAYAYPLGLSGDTYTFFSGLFILILLISGYIVYRKKYKRKKRA, encoded by the coding sequence ATGAAGTTTTTTCGCAAATACCATAAATGGGCTGGATTGTTGCTTGCCTTTTTCTTAATAATGTTTTCCATATCGGGAATTATTCTCAACCACCGTAAAACAGTCTCTAAAATTGATCTTTCACGTAAGTTACTCCCGAAAAACTTTCATTACAACAATTGGAACAATGCTTCAGTAAAAGGAACATTAAAAATATCTCCAGATTCTATCTTATTATATGGAGGAAGTGGCATTTGGTTAACCGATTCGCTTCGTAGTAATTTCTCGTCTTTTACCAACGGGATAGACAAAGGAGCCGACAACCAAATTACAAACCGTATTATCAGAACTAACAATAACAATACCTATGCTATAACAACCTTTAATCTTTACTCTTTAAGTGCAAACAATAACTGGGAAAAGATAACAAAACGTGCAAAAATAAACGAACGAATAAGCGATATAACATATCACAATGATACATTAGCTATTATAACTCGATCTCACTTACACTATTCGGTTGCTCCTTTTTCTGATTTTCATAAAACAGAGTTATTAAAGCCCACCGATTACGAGGCAAAAACAAGCCTGTTCCGTACTTTTTGGTTACTTCATAGTGGTAAACTATTCGGCATAGGCGGACAATTATTTGTTGATTTATTAGGTGTTTTGCTAATAATAATTTCAGTTACTGGCATTCTTTATTCTTTTTTACCAAGAGTTGTTAAACGAAGAAAGAAACAAGAACTATCTGCTCATTCGGCAATAAAGACAATGAAAAGCTCTATCAAGTGGCATAACAAAATCGGAGTGTTTTTTATCCTATTCTTTTTATTAATTACTTTGTCTGGTATGTTTCTTCGTCCTCCTTTGCTAATTGCTATTATCAAGAATAAAATAAACAATCCGAAATGTACCATACTTAATAGTAGCAACCCTTGGCAAGACAAACTACGAATAATACGCTATGACACGCAACAACAACATTGGCTACTCTATACTTCCGATGGATTTTATTCTTTAAGTAACTTTGAAGCCACTCCTGAAAAAGTTATTATTACTCCTCCAGTAAGCGTTATGGGTATAACCGTCTTAGAGCCTACATCTAATGGATGGCTTGTTGGTTCATTTAGTGGGCTATTCACTTGGAATAGGCAATATGATTTTATATTTAACCTTTATACAAAACAACCAGTAATTGGCACAACTCGAGGACGACCGGTATCCTCAACTCCAATAAGTGGATATAGTAATGATTTTGAAAAACAAGTAATATTCGAATACAATAAAGGAGCTACTGGCATCAATTCTCAAAACAGTTTTTCTCCTATGCCAGAAGAAATAGGCAAAGGACGTATTTCACTTTATCACGCTGCTCTCGAAATTCACACAGGAAGAGCATACGCCTATCCTTTAGGCTTATCTGGCGACACCTACACTTTCTTTTCTGGATTATTTATTCTTATTTTACTTATATCAGGATACATTGTGTACCGAAAGAAATATAAAAGAAAGAAACGAGCGTAA